The Calditerrivibrio nitroreducens DSM 19672 genome window below encodes:
- a CDS encoding DEAD/DEAH box helicase family protein, translating into MSSKEAKARIKINKLLEEAGWRFFDTEEGKANILLENNIKITEKKLDEFGEDFEHTKNGFIDFLLLDDKGFPIVVLEAKAENKNPLFGKEQARKYAQSQGCRFVILSNGNIHYFWDLERGNPLLISKFPSPDAIQGYANFKPDKNRLIEEIVEEDYIVLTQKPDYKDDPSYKNEATRQEFIIKNKLRFLRKYQLLAVKSIQNAVGEGKDRFLFEMATGTGKTLVSAAIIKLFLRTGNSRRVLFLVDRLELENQAYKAFREYLKNDYKTVIYKENRDDWHKAEIVVSTIQTFLSKNRYKRLFSPDDFDLVISDEAHRSIGGNSRAVFEYFIGYKLGLTATPKNYLKNIDITKLGENDPRQLERRLLLDTYKTFGCADGEPTFRYSLIDGVRDGFLVNPIVVDARTEITTQLLADEGYAVTIQDEDGKDVEEIFDHKDFEKRFFSENTNKAFCKAFMENAIRDPITNEIGKTIVFCVSQNHAAKITQILNEMAHQIFPGKYNSDFAIQVTSSISDAQQFTINFANNNLSGSGNFDPSYKTSKTRVCVTVAMMTTGYDCPDILNLCLMRPIFSPTEFVQIKGRGTRKYNFANDLTDLQRKNQIGDIQKEHFKLFDFFANCEYFEEKFNYDEVLKLPAGANEGSEDNDLTSIVSDAPYEYHSDQVDQVIALEQTIIGTEGMKVDRMYFEKFEKTIVEHPVIRQKADEGKWDELIDYIEKNVFNKPEEYFTLEKLRQSIHIDRRITLREIIEKIFGVIPYFKTKDELLEEEFDKFDSRYLPKEEYFEYAKTVFKAYILDFEFRQIIDSGNFARLNISPYGEAFKKLPAELRKAIPEYIKDNVPLNKFVA; encoded by the coding sequence ATGTCAAGTAAAGAAGCAAAAGCAAGGATAAAAATCAATAAACTTCTGGAAGAAGCTGGCTGGCGTTTTTTTGATACAGAGGAAGGCAAAGCGAATATACTTTTAGAAAATAATATAAAGATTACAGAAAAAAAGCTTGATGAGTTTGGGGAGGATTTTGAACACACTAAAAATGGCTTTATTGATTTTTTGCTGCTTGATGATAAAGGATTTCCTATTGTTGTGCTGGAAGCCAAAGCCGAAAATAAAAATCCTCTGTTTGGCAAAGAGCAGGCAAGAAAATATGCTCAATCACAAGGGTGCAGGTTTGTTATTCTTTCCAATGGAAATATTCATTATTTCTGGGATTTAGAGAGAGGTAATCCCCTATTAATTAGTAAATTTCCATCGCCTGACGCCATACAGGGGTATGCAAATTTTAAGCCTGATAAAAATCGTCTAATAGAAGAAATCGTCGAGGAAGACTATATTGTACTTACACAGAAGCCCGACTATAAAGATGACCCATCTTATAAGAACGAAGCAACCAGACAAGAATTTATTATTAAAAATAAACTACGATTCTTGAGAAAATATCAATTACTTGCGGTTAAGTCTATTCAAAATGCTGTGGGAGAAGGTAAAGACCGCTTTCTTTTTGAAATGGCAACCGGCACAGGAAAAACACTTGTCTCCGCCGCAATTATTAAGTTGTTTCTGCGTACTGGCAACTCTCGTCGTGTACTGTTTTTGGTAGATCGACTTGAGCTTGAAAATCAGGCATACAAGGCTTTCAGGGAATATTTAAAAAATGATTACAAAACAGTCATTTATAAGGAAAATCGGGATGATTGGCACAAAGCAGAAATTGTGGTTTCAACAATTCAGACTTTTCTTTCCAAAAACCGATATAAACGGCTTTTTTCACCTGATGATTTTGACCTGGTAATTTCGGATGAGGCGCACAGAAGTATAGGGGGAAATAGCCGTGCAGTATTTGAGTATTTTATTGGTTATAAGCTTGGGCTTACTGCCACACCAAAAAATTATCTAAAAAATATAGATATCACAAAACTTGGTGAAAATGATCCCCGTCAACTCGAAAGAAGATTGCTTTTGGATACCTATAAAACTTTTGGTTGTGCAGATGGTGAGCCAACTTTTAGATACTCCCTTATCGATGGCGTTAGAGATGGTTTTTTGGTAAATCCTATAGTGGTGGATGCACGAACCGAAATAACCACCCAGTTGCTTGCTGATGAAGGTTATGCGGTTACTATTCAGGATGAGGATGGAAAAGATGTGGAAGAAATATTTGACCACAAAGACTTTGAAAAAAGGTTTTTCTCAGAAAACACGAATAAAGCATTCTGCAAAGCCTTTATGGAAAATGCCATCAGGGATCCTATAACCAATGAAATAGGGAAAACAATTGTGTTTTGTGTATCGCAGAATCATGCTGCAAAAATTACCCAGATTCTTAATGAAATGGCTCACCAGATCTTTCCGGGTAAATATAATTCTGATTTTGCTATTCAGGTTACATCAAGTATTTCAGATGCGCAGCAATTTACTATTAATTTTGCTAACAACAACCTTTCAGGCTCCGGTAATTTTGACCCGTCATACAAAACAAGCAAGACCCGTGTATGTGTAACGGTGGCTATGATGACCACAGGATACGATTGCCCTGATATTTTAAACCTCTGCTTGATGAGACCAATTTTTTCACCCACCGAATTTGTTCAGATTAAAGGAAGGGGAACCAGAAAATATAATTTTGCTAACGATCTTACCGATTTACAAAGAAAAAACCAGATAGGCGATATTCAAAAAGAACATTTTAAACTTTTTGATTTCTTTGCCAACTGTGAGTATTTTGAAGAAAAATTCAACTACGACGAAGTGTTGAAACTTCCTGCAGGAGCTAACGAAGGCTCTGAAGATAACGATTTAACTTCTATTGTGAGTGATGCTCCATATGAGTACCATAGTGACCAGGTAGATCAGGTAATTGCCCTTGAACAGACGATAATTGGAACTGAAGGAATGAAAGTCGATCGGATGTATTTTGAAAAATTTGAAAAAACCATTGTAGAACACCCTGTGATAAGACAAAAAGCTGATGAAGGAAAATGGGATGAACTGATTGACTATATTGAAAAAAATGTTTTTAATAAACCAGAAGAATATTTTACTCTTGAAAAGTTAAGACAATCAATCCATATCGACCGTCGTATTACCCTGCGGGAAATTATTGAAAAAATATTTGGGGTTATCCCATACTTCAAAACCAAAGATGAACTGCTTGAAGAGGAGTTTGATAAATTTGACAGTCGATACCTGCCAAAAGAAGAATATTTTGAATATGCAAAAACAGTGTTTAAGGCATATATACTTGACTTTGAATTCAGACAAATTATAGATAGTGGTAATTTTGCAAGACTTAATATTTCGCCTTACGGTGAAGCCTTTAAAAAATTACCTGCTGAGCTTAGAAAGGCAATACCAGAATATATAAAGGATAATGTGCCTTTAAATAAGTTTGTGGCATGA
- a CDS encoding ATP-binding protein: MKKLPIGIQTLREIIEDNYIYIDKTEDAYKLTQEYKYVFLSRPRRFGKSLFLDTLKELFEGNKKLFEGLYIYDKWNWDEKYPVIKISWAGDLQTLENVKQVALYIFKLNQENLGISCDNTTDPGSCFRDLIHKAYKKYGKKVVILIDEYDKPILDVIENAEQAKINREFLRGLYSIIKDNDAYIRFAFLTGVSKFSKASIFSGLNMLTDISLNPRYGNICGYTQRDIETSFKDYFVDLDMERVKRWYNGYNFLKDNLYNPFDILQFISNGFVFDNYWFETGTPSFLIKLIKERRYFLPKLTNFIVDDKILSSFDVEEIDIEVLLYQSGYLTIEKMIQNELLQSIEYKLKIPNIEVQISLNDYIINYLFKTDTRIKDPLIKSLYYGKPEELKDTLIALFASIPYNNYTNNELKLYEGFYASVVYSYLASLGVDLIGEDVTNKGRIDLTVFVSDKVYIMEFKVDGVKGEALSQIKHKNYAQKYLDRGKDIYLVGIEFSSSEKNIVNFEWEKLER, encoded by the coding sequence ATGAAAAAACTGCCGATAGGGATACAGACTCTAAGGGAAATAATCGAAGATAACTATATTTATATCGATAAGACTGAAGATGCTTATAAACTAACCCAGGAATATAAATACGTATTCCTCTCCCGCCCCCGCAGATTTGGTAAGTCATTATTTCTTGATACATTAAAAGAGTTGTTTGAGGGGAATAAGAAGCTTTTCGAAGGTTTATATATCTATGATAAATGGAATTGGGATGAAAAATACCCAGTTATCAAGATAAGCTGGGCTGGTGATTTGCAGACGCTTGAAAACGTAAAACAGGTTGCTCTTTATATATTTAAGTTAAACCAGGAAAATTTAGGAATAAGCTGTGACAATACAACAGATCCTGGTAGCTGTTTCAGGGATCTAATACATAAGGCTTATAAAAAGTATGGTAAAAAGGTTGTCATTTTAATAGACGAATACGATAAGCCAATCCTTGATGTAATTGAGAATGCTGAGCAGGCAAAAATAAACAGGGAATTTTTAAGAGGTCTATATTCAATTATAAAAGATAATGATGCTTATATCCGCTTTGCTTTTCTAACAGGTGTAAGTAAATTCTCAAAGGCATCGATATTCAGTGGCTTAAATATGCTTACGGATATATCGCTTAATCCAAGGTACGGCAATATCTGTGGTTATACCCAGAGGGACATTGAGACAAGCTTTAAAGACTATTTTGTCGATCTGGATATGGAAAGGGTAAAGAGATGGTACAATGGATATAACTTTTTAAAAGATAATCTTTATAATCCCTTTGACATTTTACAATTTATCAGTAATGGGTTTGTCTTTGACAACTACTGGTTTGAAACGGGCACACCATCTTTTCTAATAAAGCTTATAAAAGAGAGGAGATATTTTTTGCCAAAGCTTACAAATTTTATTGTAGATGATAAAATACTTTCCAGTTTTGACGTAGAAGAGATAGATATAGAAGTACTTTTGTATCAATCTGGGTATTTAACTATTGAAAAGATGATCCAAAATGAACTTCTTCAATCGATAGAGTATAAGCTTAAAATACCTAATATTGAGGTACAGATATCTTTAAATGATTACATAATCAATTATCTTTTCAAAACCGACACAAGGATAAAAGATCCACTGATTAAATCGCTTTATTACGGTAAGCCTGAAGAATTAAAGGATACGCTAATTGCTTTATTTGCTTCAATACCATACAATAATTATACAAACAACGAACTAAAGCTATACGAAGGTTTTTACGCCAGTGTTGTATATTCTTACCTTGCGTCTCTTGGTGTGGATTTGATAGGAGAGGATGTGACAAATAAGGGTAGGATTGATTTAACTGTATTTGTGTCAGATAAGGTATACATTATGGAATTTAAGGTGGATGGTGTAAAAGGTGAAGCCTTATCCCAGATAAAGCATAAAAACTACGCCCAGAAGTATCTGGATAGGGGTAAAGATATTTACCTTGTGGGTATAGAATTTAGCTCGAGTGAGAAGAATATAGTAAATTTTGAGTGGGAGAAGTTGGAACGTTAG
- a CDS encoding ABC1 kinase family protein, giving the protein MISFQKALGNVKRIRYITKTFLKYGFGPLIYELNLAPLLTAIMRFITPKQNKEISTLPPAVRFRKLLEDLGTTFIKVGQFLASRPDILNDEFITELKKLQDNVPYLAFDQIKPIIENSIKKPIETVFLKIDPTPIASASIAQVHRAVLIDGREVAVKIKRPNIKEIIIQDITIMHFFANIAEKYIQEARQIQLKKIVDELSEQITKELNFELEIFYIKKFKDFFKDNGLLLFPEVIEEYSSNEIIVMNMINGTRIDNIEVLRQKNLNLKEIAKNGVNFYMKQVFEFGFFHADPHPGNLLITDDGKIAVLDFGIIGKVDSMLLEHLSSIFVCLIKLDIDGLVSELIEFKIISEDSDIRKIKLDLMDVIMPVYGKNIGDIDSVKMFHDIIKIGRKYRFNFPVDYLYIIKTFAFLESIGKSLDPEFNVLNFAKPYAKKIIKNRYSYRAILKKKIKNLGEYNSIIESFPGDYRRIVNKIIQDKITFNFVHRGLEQFSSQMDKSTNRLSFSIVIAGVLLGSSIMVHSNIGPKLFGIPFLGLIGFVISILFAIGLLIGIIRSGKLW; this is encoded by the coding sequence ATGATTTCTTTTCAAAAAGCTTTAGGAAATGTAAAAAGGATTAGGTACATTACCAAAACTTTTCTGAAGTATGGTTTTGGACCGCTTATTTATGAGCTAAACCTGGCACCATTGCTTACTGCAATCATGCGCTTTATCACTCCAAAACAGAATAAAGAAATAAGTACTCTCCCCCCTGCCGTTAGGTTCAGAAAACTGTTAGAAGATTTAGGTACCACTTTTATAAAGGTGGGACAATTTTTGGCATCACGCCCTGATATTCTAAATGATGAATTTATTACCGAATTGAAAAAATTGCAGGACAACGTTCCGTATCTAGCATTTGATCAGATAAAACCAATAATAGAAAATTCGATAAAAAAACCTATAGAAACTGTTTTCTTAAAAATAGACCCAACTCCCATCGCATCAGCTTCTATTGCCCAAGTGCACAGGGCTGTCCTGATAGATGGGCGGGAAGTGGCCGTCAAAATAAAAAGACCAAATATCAAAGAGATCATAATTCAAGACATCACAATAATGCATTTTTTCGCTAATATCGCAGAAAAATATATACAGGAAGCCAGACAGATCCAGCTTAAAAAGATAGTGGATGAACTTTCGGAGCAGATAACAAAAGAGCTAAATTTCGAACTTGAGATATTTTATATAAAAAAATTTAAAGATTTTTTTAAAGATAATGGACTTTTATTATTTCCTGAGGTGATTGAAGAGTATTCAAGCAATGAAATAATCGTAATGAATATGATCAACGGGACAAGAATAGACAACATCGAGGTTTTAAGGCAAAAAAATTTAAATTTAAAAGAGATTGCAAAAAATGGTGTAAATTTTTACATGAAACAGGTATTCGAATTTGGTTTTTTCCATGCAGATCCTCACCCTGGAAATCTTTTAATTACCGATGATGGTAAAATCGCAGTGTTGGATTTTGGAATTATAGGTAAGGTGGACTCAATGCTGCTGGAGCATTTAAGTAGCATATTCGTATGTTTAATAAAATTAGATATAGATGGGCTTGTATCTGAATTGATAGAATTTAAAATCATAAGCGAAGATTCTGACATACGAAAAATTAAGCTGGATCTGATGGATGTAATAATGCCGGTGTATGGTAAGAATATTGGCGATATAGATTCTGTAAAGATGTTTCATGATATTATAAAAATAGGCAGAAAATACAGATTCAATTTTCCGGTGGATTATCTATACATTATAAAGACGTTTGCATTTCTCGAGTCGATTGGAAAATCTCTCGACCCAGAATTCAACGTATTAAATTTTGCCAAACCTTATGCAAAAAAGATTATAAAAAATAGATATTCCTATAGAGCAATATTAAAGAAAAAAATAAAAAATCTCGGTGAATATAATAGCATTATAGAATCTTTTCCAGGTGATTACAGAAGAATTGTAAATAAAATCATACAGGATAAGATAACTTTTAATTTTGTGCATAGAGGTCTGGAACAATTTTCATCCCAGATGGACAAATCTACAAACAGGCTTTCCTTTAGTATCGTAATTGCGGGGGTATTGTTAGGTTCATCCATAATGGTGCACTCAAATATAGGCCCCAAGCTTTTCGGAATCCCCTTTTTAGGGC